Proteins encoded in a region of the Flavobacteriaceae bacterium HL-DH10 genome:
- a CDS encoding chromosome partitioning protein ParA, whose translation MENNTSGKGLKIALGVALVLFLGTAFYTMNLYKKSNDTQKQLTEEKQLVMNDLNAMAKQYDDAISENTVTNANLVEARERIQGLIDSLKISETNVKSLWRYKKKYQSLQQEMDVLLAQNDSLRVENSYLATSLDSTRVRLEERNMFTDSLLVQNTALAEVVENASLLNTVGLKGFGVIERTSGKLIPTERASRTDKIRVCFTVAKNTLVQEGEQELYVQVIDPKNNTLGLNEQVQFDEKTLNYSIISKFNYENSSLNICEFVASKGNSDFAKGRYIVNVFNEKDLVSTSEFTLK comes from the coding sequence ATGGAAAACAACACAAGTGGTAAAGGCCTTAAAATAGCTTTGGGAGTAGCTTTAGTTTTATTTTTAGGAACAGCATTTTATACAATGAATTTGTATAAAAAAAGTAATGATACACAAAAGCAATTAACAGAAGAAAAACAATTAGTAATGAACGATTTAAACGCTATGGCTAAGCAATATGATGATGCTATTAGCGAGAATACAGTTACTAATGCTAATTTAGTTGAAGCTAGAGAACGAATTCAAGGATTAATTGACTCTTTAAAAATTTCTGAAACAAATGTAAAGAGCTTATGGAGATATAAAAAGAAATACCAGTCTTTACAACAAGAAATGGATGTTTTATTGGCTCAAAACGATTCATTAAGAGTAGAGAACTCATATTTAGCTACATCTTTAGACAGTACACGTGTTCGTTTAGAAGAGCGTAATATGTTTACAGATTCTCTACTAGTCCAAAATACAGCTTTAGCCGAAGTTGTTGAAAATGCATCCTTATTAAATACTGTAGGATTAAAAGGATTTGGCGTTATAGAAAGAACTTCTGGGAAATTAATCCCTACTGAAAGAGCAAGTCGTACAGATAAAATTAGAGTTTGTTTTACTGTCGCTAAAAACACTTTAGTACAAGAAGGAGAGCAAGAGTTATATGTTCAAGTAATAGATCCTAAAAACAATACTTTGGGATTAAACGAACAAGTACAGTTTGATGAAAAAACATTAAACTATAGTATTATTAGTAAGTTTAATTATGAAAATTCAAGTCTTAATATTTGTGAGTTCGTAGCATCAAAAGGAAATAGCGATTTTGCAAAAGGACGCTATATAGTAAATGTATTTAATGAAAAAGATTTAGTTTCAACGTCTGAATTTACTTTGAAATAA
- a CDS encoding HAD family phosphatase, translating to MTKIDTIIFDLGGVLIDWNPEYVFLDAFNGDKEKMKWFLENICTMQWNENQDAGYPTKQATNDLVSQFPEYKKYIKMYYGEWEHMLRGEISGTVKILEALINSNNYKVIALTNWSSETFPIAQKHFEFLTWFQGIVVSGNEKTRKPFKEIYEITLNRFNINPEKALFIDDNIRNIKAANTLKIKGIHFKNPEQLQNELTTYNIFIK from the coding sequence ATGACTAAAATAGACACCATAATTTTCGACTTAGGTGGTGTTTTAATTGATTGGAACCCCGAATACGTTTTTCTTGATGCTTTTAATGGTGATAAAGAAAAAATGAAATGGTTTTTAGAGAATATTTGTACGATGCAATGGAATGAAAATCAAGATGCAGGGTATCCTACAAAACAAGCGACTAATGATTTGGTTTCACAATTTCCTGAATACAAAAAATACATTAAAATGTATTATGGAGAATGGGAGCACATGCTTAGAGGCGAAATTAGTGGAACGGTTAAAATTTTAGAAGCACTTATAAATTCTAATAATTACAAAGTAATCGCACTAACAAATTGGAGTAGCGAAACCTTTCCTATTGCACAAAAGCATTTTGAATTTTTAACTTGGTTTCAAGGTATTGTTGTTTCAGGTAATGAAAAAACAAGAAAACCTTTTAAAGAAATTTATGAGATTACACTTAACAGGTTCAATATAAATCCAGAAAAAGCCCTTTTTATTGATGACAATATAAGAAATATTAAAGCTGCCAATACACTTAAAATTAAAGGCATTCATTTTAAGAACCCAGAACAACTTCAGAACGAATTAACAACATATAACATTTTTATAAAATGA
- a CDS encoding Crp/Fnr family transcriptional regulator: MKINFDYLNSISKISEETFEELQSISKLKRIPAGTQIIKLDEMTSKIYMLVYGVIRCYISTESGKEFNKSFYLPTSFVGSLTALREKKPSFFTFETLTDCKVYEVDYYELMKLCESNLVLKGLHNNILGMLYTQYEKRLVELISMDATKRYLELRKENPNIDELISQYHIASFLGITAVQLSRIRKKIGVINIC, translated from the coding sequence ATGAAAATAAATTTTGATTATCTGAATTCTATTTCGAAGATTTCTGAGGAAACTTTTGAAGAACTTCAAAGCATCTCTAAATTAAAAAGAATTCCTGCAGGAACCCAAATAATAAAGTTAGATGAAATGACATCTAAAATTTATATGCTAGTTTATGGGGTAATTAGATGTTATATTTCTACAGAGTCAGGAAAAGAATTTAATAAAAGTTTTTATTTACCAACAAGTTTTGTTGGCTCTTTAACAGCTTTAAGAGAAAAGAAGCCTTCTTTTTTTACTTTCGAGACACTTACAGACTGTAAAGTTTATGAAGTAGATTATTATGAGTTAATGAAGCTATGTGAAAGTAATTTAGTGCTTAAAGGTCTTCATAACAATATTTTAGGGATGTTGTATACTCAATACGAAAAGCGTTTAGTGGAGTTAATTTCAATGGATGCTACAAAGCGTTATTTAGAATTAAGAAAGGAAAATCCTAATATAGATGAGTTAATTTCTCAATATCATATTGCTTCTTTTTTAGGAATAACAGCGGTACAATTAAGTAGAATTAGAAAAAAAATAGGTGTTATTAACATTTGTTAA
- the arsC gene encoding arsenate reductase (glutaredoxin) (This arsenate reductase requires both glutathione and glutaredoxin to convert arsenate to arsenite, after which the efflux transporter formed by ArsA and ArsB can extrude the arsenite from the cell, providing resistance.) produces MTKIYHNPRCSKSRQGLEILTKSGKPFEVIKYLDENLSTETLKDIVALLGIKPIDLVRKNEAIWKSDFKGKTLTDSEIIEAMVKNPKLIERPIVINGNKAVIGRPPELILEIL; encoded by the coding sequence ATGACAAAAATATATCATAATCCACGCTGTTCTAAATCTAGACAAGGTTTAGAAATACTAACTAAATCAGGAAAACCTTTTGAAGTTATCAAATATTTAGATGAGAATCTTTCTACTGAAACTTTAAAAGACATTGTTGCGCTTTTAGGTATTAAACCAATTGATTTAGTAAGAAAAAATGAAGCTATATGGAAAAGTGATTTTAAAGGTAAAACTTTAACTGATTCTGAAATTATTGAAGCTATGGTTAAAAACCCAAAACTTATTGAGCGCCCAATAGTTATAAATGGAAACAAAGCTGTAATTGGTAGACCTCCAGAATTAATATTAGAAATTTTATAG
- a CDS encoding formimidoylglutamase — MDKLVLFNNTTRNKLLNKRSGESKFGEHVKILTSISNIYEQLNNLDVTHVIIGFPEDVGVFANYGKTGTSNAWEATLKVLLNIQSNQFTKANKVLILGHLNFSTELSEISTLNQSKKKDIEKAKKIVSKIDSYVSHIIHQIVLAGKKPIIIGGGHNNAYGNIKGTSLALSKPINVINFDAHSDFRPEEGRHSGNGFSYAYAEGFLEKYFVFGLHENYTADTLLQSLKKFKFIKYNTFEAIEIRKELKFKAEMERALKHIEEKPFGIEIDCDAIQNVPSSAMTPSGFSVNKTRTFVNYFAKHKNASYLHICEAAPTKKTKTQVGKLITYLITDFIKAQDN; from the coding sequence ATGGATAAACTGGTTTTATTTAATAACACTACTCGAAATAAACTATTAAACAAACGCTCTGGTGAATCCAAATTTGGCGAACATGTTAAAATATTAACCAGCATTTCCAATATATACGAACAACTTAATAATTTGGATGTTACACATGTAATAATTGGTTTTCCTGAAGATGTTGGTGTATTCGCTAATTACGGAAAAACAGGAACTTCAAATGCTTGGGAGGCTACTCTTAAAGTTTTATTGAACATTCAAAGTAACCAATTTACTAAGGCTAACAAGGTTTTAATATTAGGGCATTTAAATTTCTCTACCGAGTTATCTGAAATCTCAACACTAAACCAGTCGAAAAAAAAAGATATAGAAAAAGCTAAGAAAATAGTTTCTAAAATTGATTCTTATGTGTCTCATATTATTCATCAAATTGTTTTAGCTGGTAAAAAACCCATTATTATTGGTGGTGGACATAACAATGCCTACGGAAATATTAAGGGAACATCTTTAGCTTTAAGTAAGCCTATAAATGTGATTAATTTTGATGCGCATTCAGATTTTAGACCTGAAGAAGGGCGCCATAGTGGTAATGGTTTTAGTTACGCTTACGCGGAAGGGTTTTTAGAAAAGTACTTTGTGTTCGGTTTACATGAAAACTACACAGCTGATACATTACTGCAATCTTTAAAAAAATTTAAATTTATTAAATACAATACCTTTGAAGCTATTGAAATTAGAAAGGAATTAAAATTTAAAGCAGAAATGGAACGCGCTTTAAAACATATTGAAGAAAAACCTTTTGGTATTGAAATAGATTGTGATGCTATACAGAATGTACCAAGTAGCGCCATGACTCCTAGCGGATTCAGCGTAAATAAAACCCGAACATTTGTAAACTATTTTGCAAAACATAAAAATGCTAGCTATTTACATATTTGTGAAGCAGCTCCAACAAAAAAAACAAAAACTCAGGTTGGAAAATTGATTACTTATTTAATCACCGATTTTATTAAAGCACAGGACAATTAG
- a CDS encoding TonB-dependent receptor, translating to MKNLTTSILFILLSLTSNLVKAESDKNITVRGKVIDAETKEPLEYATVSFYSQVENKIIDGVITDVNGEFNLKVAKGIYNINIEYISYKTAKLTNKNITQDLDLGVISLKIDFESLEAVQVVAERTTVEIKLDKKIYNIGKDLTTAGGTVSDALNNVPSVSVDIEGSISLRGNENVRILINGKPSAMAGFGDTNVLSQLPAEAIERVEVITSPSARYGAEGTAGILNIILRQKETLGFNGSLNLTAGNPDNIGVSTNINYRTEKFNLFSNFGFRYFNSPRNSFNDTEYFDKIINNVSTAPEYERIREDAEVERLNRNYNASFGMEYFLSKKTSLTGSVFYRYGEDRDTALNNSDRFNNGSIVEQTLRTEKQNEDGNNYQFALNYITKFNNDGHQLTADVQFEKGSEEQFTYINEDYLVTNQSNPEPFQIEKVNEIEDEKESLFQVDYVLPIGKNTRFEAGYRGNFENSIKDYTLEQEDINTNTFFVNDTISNIFDYTENVNAVYTQYGTKFGEFSFLLGLRLENTQLKGKINSTLSDAELEDSFGFPIDTDFNKNYLGLFPTLNLIYNLSGSVEDSEESITLGYNRRINRPRGWFINPFPSRSSRTNIFQGNPNLNPAFASAFDLGYLKRWDKLTLTTSVYYQHETNSFEYVQENTGEQTSDGIDIIRTIPVNLSTNKRTGAEFGMLYNPEKWLRLNTSFNFFQFKTEGEFNDVDYGAKNTSWFARFSSKVSLPSKIDWQTNAFYRGARQNAQSETEGIFSLDLAFSKEIFNDNATISLNVRDLLNSRKRKSLTTTEFFSRYSENQWRQRQINLSFRYRFNQQKKRNERRNNQGGNGDDMDFEG from the coding sequence ATGAAAAACCTAACAACCAGTATTCTATTTATTTTATTATCCCTAACTTCTAATCTCGTAAAAGCTGAATCAGACAAAAACATTACCGTTAGAGGCAAAGTTATCGATGCAGAAACAAAAGAACCTTTAGAATATGCTACTGTTTCTTTTTATAGCCAAGTCGAAAATAAAATTATAGATGGTGTTATTACAGATGTTAATGGTGAATTCAACCTTAAAGTAGCTAAAGGTATTTACAATATTAATATTGAATATATATCATATAAAACAGCAAAATTAACGAACAAAAATATTACTCAAGATTTAGATTTGGGAGTTATATCATTAAAAATTGATTTTGAATCATTAGAAGCTGTTCAAGTTGTTGCCGAACGTACCACTGTTGAAATTAAACTTGATAAAAAGATATATAACATAGGTAAAGATCTTACTACTGCAGGTGGAACGGTAAGTGATGCTCTTAATAATGTACCTTCCGTTTCTGTTGATATTGAAGGAAGTATTAGTCTACGCGGAAATGAAAACGTTAGGATTTTAATTAATGGCAAACCGTCTGCTATGGCTGGTTTTGGAGATACCAATGTTTTAAGTCAGTTACCAGCTGAAGCTATTGAACGCGTAGAAGTTATCACATCCCCTTCTGCAAGATACGGCGCTGAAGGTACAGCAGGAATTTTAAATATTATTCTTAGGCAAAAGGAAACTTTAGGATTTAATGGATCATTAAATTTAACCGCAGGTAACCCTGATAATATTGGTGTTTCTACAAATATAAATTATAGAACAGAAAAATTTAATCTGTTTTCAAACTTTGGGTTTAGATACTTTAACTCGCCTAGAAATAGTTTTAACGACACAGAATACTTTGATAAAATAATAAACAATGTTTCTACAGCTCCAGAATATGAGAGAATACGAGAAGATGCAGAGGTAGAACGCCTTAATAGAAATTATAATGCTAGTTTTGGCATGGAGTACTTTCTATCTAAAAAAACATCATTAACTGGTAGTGTTTTTTACAGATATGGAGAAGATAGAGATACAGCTCTAAATAATAGTGACCGTTTTAATAATGGTAGTATTGTTGAACAAACTTTACGAACTGAAAAACAAAATGAAGATGGTAATAACTATCAGTTTGCATTAAATTATATTACAAAATTTAATAACGATGGGCATCAACTAACAGCTGATGTTCAATTTGAAAAAGGTTCAGAAGAACAATTCACATATATTAATGAAGATTATTTAGTCACAAATCAAAGTAATCCTGAACCTTTCCAAATAGAAAAAGTAAATGAAATAGAAGACGAAAAAGAATCTTTATTTCAAGTAGACTATGTTCTTCCTATTGGGAAAAACACTAGGTTTGAAGCTGGATATAGAGGTAACTTTGAAAACAGCATAAAAGATTATACATTAGAACAAGAAGATATAAATACTAATACCTTTTTTGTTAATGATACCATTTCTAATATTTTTGATTATACTGAAAATGTTAATGCGGTTTATACACAATACGGAACAAAATTTGGTGAATTCTCTTTTCTATTAGGATTACGATTAGAAAATACACAATTAAAAGGTAAAATAAATTCTACACTAAGTGATGCTGAACTTGAAGATTCATTCGGTTTTCCTATTGATACAGATTTCAATAAAAACTACTTGGGTCTATTCCCTACTCTAAACCTTATATATAATTTATCAGGTAGTGTGGAAGATTCAGAAGAAAGTATCACTTTAGGGTATAACAGACGAATTAATAGACCACGTGGTTGGTTTATTAACCCCTTTCCCTCTCGTTCAAGTCGAACTAATATATTTCAAGGAAACCCGAATTTAAATCCTGCTTTTGCTAGTGCTTTCGATTTAGGCTATTTAAAACGATGGGACAAATTAACTTTAACAACTTCTGTTTATTATCAACATGAAACAAATTCTTTTGAATATGTACAAGAAAACACAGGTGAACAAACATCTGATGGCATTGATATTATTAGAACTATTCCAGTAAACTTATCTACAAATAAAAGAACAGGAGCAGAATTTGGTATGCTTTACAACCCTGAAAAATGGCTAAGATTAAACACAAGTTTTAACTTTTTCCAGTTTAAAACTGAAGGAGAGTTTAATGATGTAGATTATGGAGCTAAAAACACTAGTTGGTTTGCTCGTTTTAGTAGCAAAGTTTCTTTACCATCAAAAATAGATTGGCAAACAAATGCATTTTATAGAGGTGCAAGACAAAATGCACAAAGCGAAACCGAAGGCATCTTTTCTTTAGATTTAGCTTTTAGTAAAGAGATTTTTAATGATAATGCCACAATCTCATTAAATGTTAGAGACTTATTAAATTCAAGAAAACGAAAATCGTTAACAACTACAGAGTTCTTTTCAAGATATAGTGAAAACCAATGGAGACAACGTCAAATAAACCTATCGTTTAGATATCGTTTTAACCAACAAAAAAAGCGTAACGAACGTAGAAATAACCAAGGTGGAAATGGTGATGATATGGATTTTGAAGGTTAA
- the fumC gene encoding class II fumarate hydratase, translating into MSFRIEKDTMGEVKVPADKLWGAQTERSRNNFKIGPSASMPLEIIYGFAYLKKAAAYTNCELGVLPIEKRDLIAAVCNEILEGKHDDQFPLVIWQTGSGTQSNMNVNEVVANRAQQLAGKIIGEGEKAIQPNDDVNKSQSSNDTFPTGMHIAAYKKIVEITVPGVKQLRNTLKKKSEDFKEVVKIGRTHLMDATPLTLGQELSGYVAQLDHGLKALENTLPHLSELALGGTAVGTGLNTPKGYSKRVAEYIAEFTGLPFITAPNKFEALAAHDALVETHGALKQLAVSLNKIANDIRMMASGPRSGIGEIIIPANEPGSSIMPGKVNPTQCEALTMVCAQVLGNDVAISVGGLQGHYELNVFKPVMAANVLQSAELIGNACVSFDENCAIGIEPNQEVITKLLNNSLMLVTALNTKIGYYKAAEIANTAHKNGTTLKEEAINLGYVTAEDYDAWVKPENMVGSLK; encoded by the coding sequence ATGAGTTTTAGAATAGAAAAAGACACCATGGGTGAGGTAAAAGTACCTGCCGATAAACTTTGGGGAGCACAAACAGAACGCTCTAGAAACAACTTTAAAATAGGCCCTTCTGCGTCTATGCCTCTTGAAATAATTTATGGATTTGCTTATTTAAAAAAAGCAGCTGCCTATACTAATTGTGAATTAGGTGTTTTACCAATTGAAAAACGCGACTTAATAGCTGCTGTTTGTAATGAAATATTAGAAGGTAAGCATGACGACCAATTTCCTTTAGTTATTTGGCAAACAGGTTCTGGTACTCAAAGTAATATGAATGTGAATGAAGTTGTAGCTAATAGAGCGCAACAATTAGCAGGAAAAATTATTGGTGAAGGAGAAAAAGCTATTCAACCAAATGATGATGTTAACAAATCACAATCATCTAATGACACCTTCCCTACTGGCATGCACATTGCTGCTTATAAAAAAATAGTAGAAATAACCGTCCCAGGCGTAAAGCAATTACGAAATACATTAAAGAAAAAATCTGAAGACTTCAAAGAAGTAGTTAAAATAGGTCGTACACACTTAATGGATGCAACACCTTTAACGTTAGGACAAGAACTTTCAGGATATGTTGCTCAATTAGATCATGGACTAAAAGCACTAGAAAACACTTTACCTCATTTAAGTGAATTAGCATTAGGAGGAACTGCAGTTGGTACTGGACTAAATACACCAAAAGGCTACAGTAAACGTGTTGCAGAATATATTGCTGAATTTACAGGTTTACCATTTATTACTGCTCCTAATAAATTTGAAGCACTTGCTGCACATGATGCTTTAGTAGAAACACATGGTGCTTTAAAACAACTTGCTGTGTCTTTAAATAAAATAGCTAATGATATTAGAATGATGGCGTCTGGACCAAGAAGTGGTATTGGTGAAATTATTATTCCAGCTAACGAACCAGGTAGTTCTATTATGCCAGGAAAAGTTAACCCAACACAATGTGAGGCTTTAACTATGGTTTGCGCACAAGTTCTAGGAAATGATGTTGCTATTTCTGTTGGAGGCTTACAAGGTCATTATGAGTTAAATGTATTTAAACCAGTTATGGCAGCAAACGTTTTACAATCTGCTGAATTGATTGGAAATGCTTGCGTTAGTTTTGATGAAAATTGCGCTATTGGAATAGAACCTAATCAAGAAGTTATAACAAAGCTATTAAATAACTCACTAATGCTTGTTACTGCTTTAAACACTAAAATAGGCTACTATAAAGCTGCTGAAATTGCAAATACTGCTCATAAAAATGGAACAACCTTAAAAGAAGAAGCTATTAATTTAGGTTACGTTACGGCAGAAGATTATGATGCCTGGGTTAAACCAGAAAATATGGTAGGAAGTTTAAAATAA